In the Escherichia marmotae genome, TTATGCCGTTCCAAGACTGATATTATCTCATTAGCTTGATTTTGGGATAGGTTGTTGACCAACTCTTCACGTTGTTCACACCCACCCAACATAAGCATGGACAATAAGAATAGACCTTTATGCTTAAACATAACACTCATGCTTTCAATAAGGTTTCAACGGCAGTAACTGTTTTTCTCGTCAATGTGCCAATCAATGATACAGTCAAAGAGTAATTTGAAGTCATCCTTTGTAGATTGGCAAGTTCCTCCGTACTTAAGGACTTCTGACCATCAACCATATTTGTTATCTTAAAAACTGTCGCATCCGTATCCATTTTAAGCTCTCCATATTTATTGACAACAAGATCTTCAAGCGAAGACACTTCATTTGAATGTAAAGAGCCAGCTCTGATAATATCAATTTGATTAACTGGTTCAATATAACTCATAGATAATTACCTGTTAACGGAAGTTCTGAATAATTGCAGCATCTACATCTTTGATCACTTTAACAGTATTACTTTGAGCATTTCTGTATAGAGTATATTCAGAAAGCTTACTTTGATACTCCGCCAACAATTGTGGATTCGAAGGATTCACCGTCAGCTTCTCCAGCGCTGCAGTCAGTTCATCCTGTAAGGTTTTAGTGCCTTTATCAAAATCAGCAGATAATTCACTTAAAGTCCAATCACTTTCTGGTACTGCAATACTCATATCATTCCTCTTAATTTGTTTTATTTAAAAAGAACCAATGTTTATCATTCAACATTACATAGCTATCTTTACTGTTAAGATATGACTTCCCCTTAAAGTCATCATCCATCAACTGGATAACAAACTCGATATATTGATCACCATATATATCTTTAAAATCAGAAATCATTTTATTCATTAGTTCCAGTTTTTCATCTGATAGCTCTTCCATGACAGAATATGTAACTTTATTATTAGCACTTGTCTCTTTGTATCGCACATTAGCCTTCGTAAATATCCCCCTGGCAAATAATTTTGCCTTTTCATCACTTAAATAAATTAGGTCAATGCCTTTAAAGTATGGAAATTGTTTTATCAAAGAATCTTTTACCGCACTGATTTCCGCATTAGAAAGATCATTTCTCTCTTTACTTAAAAAAACAATTAAATTTGCACTGGAGCTTGTAATTTTAAAGTTAATTAAATTAATCGCAGGAAATCTTTGATTGATGTATTCTTTTATTTTATTTTTTTCCAATGCCGCCGTTATTATCTTCCGGCATTTATTAAAATTAGCTTTATTTAGGGAAACAGATGCCCACACAGCATCGTTTTGCGTCTCTGCAATAATGTAATTGCATTTGTCGATATTGACTATGCCATATTTTTTCTCATCAATAATTTGTGCAATTTCTTTTGCTTCATCATGTCTAAAAAATAAAACAATCATACTGGTGATAATGATAAAAGCCAAAGAAACAATAATCAACACATATTTTTTAAAATTATTTTCTTTTTTACCTTTCTCAACATTAGTTCCCTTCATATTCAAAACAAAGAAATCAAAATTATTATACCTGAAAGAATTAGTATCTGAGTCCAAATGAATACATTCTTCTTCGGTATTATGGATAATGATACCCCCATCGTCAGACAACTTAATATGAACAATATCATCATCACTATCGACTATCGGAATGACATTTTCAGGAACAACTCCATCAGAAAATTTTATGCTTTCTATTGCCTTCCCAAAAGCAATTAAATTATCGCCATAATATAAAGGATATTCAATTTCATCACCATTTGCTGATTTCACTAAAAGTGTAATTTGTGCAGGACCTGTTTTGTTTGTCTCAGACATACATCCTCTTATATTTTTAGATTCTTATTTTACTCTCTCTTTCAATTCTTATATACCTTTTATAAACATCTTCTGCATATTTTAATCTTTGTTTCTCCTTTTTAGAGGATGTACCTGCATTATATGCCCCTACAGCCTCCCAACCTCTTCCATACTTAAGCATAAACTCATTTAGCAATTTAGCTGCGTATAAAATTGAAAGGCATGGAGACTCAATTAAATCTTCTTTTGAATATCCCATTTCACTAAGCCTTTTAAGATGAAAATCATTTATTTGCATTATACCATAATCTTTACTCCCATTTTTATTTACATTAATGGCTGTAGTTTTAAAGCCTGATTCTTTTTCCGCTATCGCCTTTAATAAACTCGGAGGAATATTATATCTCTCACCTGCAACACCCCAGCAATCTGCGTTGCTCAAAAAAGGAATCATGAACAATAAAACTGCAGCCAAGCGAATCATACTTCCCCCAGCATACGTCGTGTAAATATTTCTTTCAACCAACGAACACGCATAACAAAATATTCTACATGCACTGATATATCTTCATATTCATAAATTGTTGATAGATCTAATCTTGCAATTAAACTTTCCCCCTCGTTATCAGTTGTTAAATATACCTTATCTGAATAATTAAGGCTTAGTGCATAAATAATATCATTTATATTTTCAGGTAATGCACAAAACGGGCTGAATAATCCTACTGTGTCTGAATCTCTTTCAATATAAATCAATATATCATCATCAAACACTATTCCTTGTTCATCGGGGTCTATTGATGGTATATCCAATATTTTACAAATATTATCAATAATATCTTCCATATTCATCCTTTATACAAACGAAGAAAAACCTTTTACCATATCCCATATTTTATTATCACCAATTCTTTTACTATATGATAAGTCTAACGATGACATCGGTAATTTTTTAATAACTTTACTACCTGGGACACCAGTATTATTCTCTTGGATTTCCATGTTGCCGCTATTAATCAAAACTTCACCAAATAAAACCTGGTCTTCTTTACTTAATTTACCGTTCACTTTTGAATATTCACCGCTTTGGTGTTTCATTATAACTTCTCTTTTTACTTCCGCATCATGCATGCCAGTTCTGTCTTTACCACTTTTACAGTTCCAGCAAGGCACTGCACCTATTTCATAGGCTAACATAGAAATTCGTTGCGATAACTTATATGGCTCCCCTCCATCGTTTTTATGTAGGTCATTTATCATTATTTCCCTAATCTGACCAGCCAATGTAAGAATATCTTTCTGTTTATGTGGGTTTAACTTAGTGTGTTCGCCAGCCCATCCACTCACAACGCCCTTCGAAAGAAAATCTTTTCCCAACAATATTTCAATCGAGGCGTTATTTAACTTATCAACCGCTTTCCAGCCAAGACCAAGTTTCAGAGCCAACTCATTAACACCACAATTAAATGGTAATATTTCTAAATGCACTTTAACACTTTTTAAAACGCCATTTTCATCCTCTATTTTTAATTCGGTTGGTTGCCCCTTTGGTGATATTAATCTCTTCAATGCTTTAACCTGATCTTTGAGCATAACATCTTCTCCTCCCGTAACCTTTGTCGGTGTTAAAAGAGCTGTAGATACCATTCTCAAATTCACAGTCTCACCTGCTAAAGCGCGATTTACTAATTCAGGTTTGCTAAATAATGCTGCGGTTGCCAACTCCCTGGCTTTACTGAAAGCAGCATCATCTCTTTCTCTGGTATTTTTTTCTAATCCATATGGAGATAATACTCCATGCCTGATACCGGAGAACAACTCTTCTCCATTATCGCCTGTGACCTTTGAAATCCACATATTTGCAATATGTGTTTTTTCTGTTGTTGAAGCACAGCAAATACCTTTCCCATTATATTTATTTTCAAAAATATCGTTTTTCCCAATTTTCATTTGTGATGCAGGCGTCAATTCAAATCGATATGATTTACCACCATGCTCAAGCGCTTTCGTTATAGTATCCCAAGGCTTGTTATTTAAATATTTTGTGAATATTTCTTTCGCTTTAATTTGAGCATCGTTTTTGTTCTTAATTCCAAACTGCTTTTGTAATTCTTGATAAACAGTCCTGTTAAGAACTCTGATATCGTTTAATTTTAATTCACTAAAACCTTTTGATTCATATTGTTTCATCAATTGATTGATGACAGATGCGTCCCCACCGGCTAACTTAATTGCAGTAGCAAATACAGTGGCTCTTTCATGCGCAAAGACAAAACTTTTACCTAAAAGTTTTGTTTGGTTTTGCAGATACAGGTTGTTAAGTCGCTCAAGAGCTTTTTCTCCCCCACCACGTTTTACCCTCGGTAAATCGACTACTTTCCCCCCAGTTGGCTTATCTCCCCCACCTACTTTATTGGATTCATTAACAGGCAGTGAAACTCTCATATGACCGAAGTTTGTTATCTGCATTTATAACACCTCTCTTATAAGTAAGGGCTGTTTCATTCAATGACATGTTCCGTTTTTACCGCAAGTAACAAAGTGGTTCAACAGCTATTATGCTTTTTTTAAAAATGTATCTTTGATACTTTCAGCTTAAGGACTAATGCGTGGGATTTCAGTATGAAATCGTCTGATAGAATCGATTTTGTAAAAAGAGAAACATATACGATACATTACTTGCATAAAGCTAAAAAATTTCTTATAGAATAGGAAAAGTAAAATACATTAACCTTTGGTGTCCAATAACTATTTCCTTCACGAAAGAGCCTGTATAGTATGAATATGAAAGTAAGCGATTTTAACATCGCCAGCAATATGACCGGTCGGATAAACATAGAAAAGAGCGAGGAAGGATATAAACTTATTTCATCACCATTCTCTCTAAAAGACTTATGCTTTAAAACATTGAGTAAAATCAATTCGAAGCTACATTCTAAGGAACTAGACTCAATGTTAAAAAATTATCATATTGATAATCAAAAGGCCGTATTACAATTCCTGAATGCTCTAGCAAAAGAAAAATCTTTTGAGAGTACTTTTTTCGCATACGAAGCAGCAAAAAGTAGATTACAACATTCTTTTACTGGAAAAGACATCAAAACAATGCTAAATGCGGCAGATCGTTTTCATGGCATTGGTACAGCGAAAAATCTTGAACGACATCTTGTATTACGGTGCTGGAATTATGAAGGAGCAGACCATTGGGGACATACGAGTGTCAGTGTAAAAAATAATATGAAGCCAGAACCTTCCCATATGTATCTCAGTTGGTACCCACTCAATAACTCAACAAAAATAACATCTACATATTTTTCAAAAAGTCTTAGTATAAGCACAAACTCTTATAGGAAAGATAAATTAAATATGTTAAGCGACCGTACAGTTCAAAGGCTTAACGCAGGTGAAGAGTACAAAAAGTCAAATGAACATGAGATAGTAAAAACCGATATCAATAGAAAAGATGCTCTTTATCCAAGAGCGAATCAGAAAAAGGACATTGATCAAGCTTCTTGGGGAGTTAGTGCTAATAAGATATACATCCCATTACAAGGAGAAAATCAATCCAGGGACGGAGGCACCGAATATAATTTATTTGGTCTTGATGAATCAAAACTTTCAAGTTTCATCTGTAAAAAAAGAGGTGGAGCTTTCAGAAGAACAGAACATTATAAACTTATTAGCAAATCTCAAAACTGCGCCGGAATGGCGCTTGATGTTCTAAAAGCAGGGGATGCGGAAACCTATGTGCCTTTTCCAAAAATCAAACTAGTAGCAAATCCTAATGATGCTTATAAATATGCATATAAAGTTATGGCTCGCATAGAAGAATTAAATAAAATCCATAAAGGCATTATAAAGAATGTCGATGAAAAAATTGACATAATGACGATGATAAAACTTCGCCGTAGTTATTTAAATAGTTTCAACAAAGTTACTTCTTCTCATAAAATAAATAAATTTAACACATTGCTTGTTATACGAAATAAAGATAACATTGAAAATGCATCTTTGGATGATTACAATAAAATAATTAACTCATGCTTCGAATCATTAAAAAAGTTAGCTCCCCACAACTCACATTCACGCATAAGTGAATTTAAGCCAACCATGACCGATACAAAAGAGCAACTCATTGAAAAATCAATAAAAATTATAGACTTTTACCAGTCTTTAAAAAATAAAAACCAAGAGCTTTTATTTTATACCCACGATTTGCTATTAGTGAACAAAACTCTGCTAGATAAATCACGATAAAAGCAGAAAGGATTATAACATGCACCAAGATATTTATAGTAAACTTAAAGACACCATCGGAGCTGAACTTGAATTTAATGACCAAGGAAAAGCTTTCATTCTTCTCGAAGAGAATGTTCCAGTTTGTATAACAGATAGTAATGACTCTGTTTTT is a window encoding:
- the sctI gene encoding type III secretion system inner rod subunit SctI, which produces MSYIEPVNQIDIIRAGSLHSNEVSSLEDLVVNKYGELKMDTDATVFKITNMVDGQKSLSTEELANLQRMTSNYSLTVSLIGTLTRKTVTAVETLLKA
- a CDS encoding type III secretion system needle complex protein; amino-acid sequence: MSIAVPESDWTLSELSADFDKGTKTLQDELTAALEKLTVNPSNPQLLAEYQSKLSEYTLYRNAQSNTVKVIKDVDAAIIQNFR
- a CDS encoding PrgH/EprH family type III secretion apparatus protein gives rise to the protein MSETNKTGPAQITLLVKSANGDEIEYPLYYGDNLIAFGKAIESIKFSDGVVPENVIPIVDSDDDIVHIKLSDDGGIIIHNTEEECIHLDSDTNSFRYNNFDFFVLNMKGTNVEKGKKENNFKKYVLIIVSLAFIIITSMIVLFFRHDEAKEIAQIIDEKKYGIVNIDKCNYIIAETQNDAVWASVSLNKANFNKCRKIITAALEKNKIKEYINQRFPAINLINFKITSSSANLIVFLSKERNDLSNAEISAVKDSLIKQFPYFKGIDLIYLSDEKAKLFARGIFTKANVRYKETSANNKVTYSVMEELSDEKLELMNKMISDFKDIYGDQYIEFVIQLMDDDFKGKSYLNSKDSYVMLNDKHWFFLNKTN
- a CDS encoding lytic transglycosylase domain-containing protein, whose product is MIRLAAVLLFMIPFLSNADCWGVAGERYNIPPSLLKAIAEKESGFKTTAINVNKNGSKDYGIMQINDFHLKRLSEMGYSKEDLIESPCLSILYAAKLLNEFMLKYGRGWEAVGAYNAGTSSKKEKQRLKYAEDVYKRYIRIERESKIRI
- a CDS encoding molecular chaperone, whose product is MEDIIDNICKILDIPSIDPDEQGIVFDDDILIYIERDSDTVGLFSPFCALPENINDIIYALSLNYSDKVYLTTDNEGESLIARLDLSTIYEYEDISVHVEYFVMRVRWLKEIFTRRMLGEV
- a CDS encoding type III secretion system effector inositol phosphate phosphatase; protein product: MQITNFGHMRVSLPVNESNKVGGGDKPTGGKVVDLPRVKRGGGEKALERLNNLYLQNQTKLLGKSFVFAHERATVFATAIKLAGGDASVINQLMKQYESKGFSELKLNDIRVLNRTVYQELQKQFGIKNKNDAQIKAKEIFTKYLNNKPWDTITKALEHGGKSYRFELTPASQMKIGKNDIFENKYNGKGICCASTTEKTHIANMWISKVTGDNGEELFSGIRHGVLSPYGLEKNTRERDDAAFSKARELATAALFSKPELVNRALAGETVNLRMVSTALLTPTKVTGGEDVMLKDQVKALKRLISPKGQPTELKIEDENGVLKSVKVHLEILPFNCGVNELALKLGLGWKAVDKLNNASIEILLGKDFLSKGVVSGWAGEHTKLNPHKQKDILTLAGQIREIMINDLHKNDGGEPYKLSQRISMLAYEIGAVPCWNCKSGKDRTGMHDAEVKREVIMKHQSGEYSKVNGKLSKEDQVLFGEVLINSGNMEIQENNTGVPGSKVIKKLPMSSLDLSYSKRIGDNKIWDMVKGFSSFV